The Candidatus Aminicenantes bacterium genome segment GAAGGACCGACTTGAGTGAGGCGCTGCCATCCTGCTCAGGATGGTAATAGTAGAAGCTTTTAAAGGGAGCCAACAGGTCAATGATGCGTTGTTTTATTCGCGCCACCCATTCACTGTACTGGGGGTACGACTCGGCACATCCGTCCAGACAACCGGTTTCGAAACCAGCGTTATAGGCAATAATGGAACCGCCGTTACCCAACAGCGACTTGAGTTCTTTTAGTATTTCCGGCCGGGGATCGGTTTTCCCCTCTGCCAGAAAGGAATGGTGCTCCTGTTTAGCGCCCTCTTTTTGAATGATGTGCAGCGAAAATTGAAAGGGAA includes the following:
- a CDS encoding DUF2779 domain-containing protein, which produces HIDKKGIANFLSTLQYPLYFLDFETVAPAIPFYDGTRPYQNIPFQFSLHIIQKEGAKQEHHSFLAEGKTDPRPEILKELKSLLGNGGSIIAYNAGFETGCLDGCAESYPQYSEWVARIKQRIIDLLAPFKSFYYYHPEQDGSASLKSVLPALTGKGYEGMEIADGRTASREYARVTFGDATEEERQKVRNHLVEYCGQDTEGMIWIVKELTKLIS